In Aequorivita sp. H23M31, a single window of DNA contains:
- a CDS encoding 4a-hydroxytetrahydrobiopterin dehydratase: MKALSNKEIEDRLKDLEGWDFEMDAIHTVFEFEDFKEAFSAMTRIAFEAEKLNHHPEWTNVYNTLEIFLSTHEADGVTEKDFELAKIIDDLIG, from the coding sequence ATGAAAGCACTATCAAATAAAGAAATAGAAGACCGATTAAAAGATTTAGAAGGATGGGATTTCGAAATGGATGCAATCCATACAGTTTTTGAATTTGAAGATTTTAAAGAAGCTTTTTCTGCTATGACACGCATTGCTTTTGAAGCGGAAAAATTGAATCATCATCCAGAATGGACCAACGTTTACAATACCTTGGAGATTTTCCTCTCTACGCACGAAGCCGATGGTGTTACCGAAAAGGATTTTGAACTGGCAAAGATTATTGACGATTTGATTGGGTGA
- a CDS encoding NAD-dependent succinate-semialdehyde dehydrogenase, with amino-acid sequence MSTTISTNPYSGKEIKTYKNHTKNEVEEIIKKADRRFYQWRETSYTERKKLMLAAAAELKENKEEYAEMMTLEMGKPISQAIAEIEKCAWVCEYYAENAQSQLQNEIKKTDADKSYVSYEPLGVVLAVMPWNYPYWQVFRFAAPALMAGNIGILKHASNVFGCALNIEKVFKRAGFPENCFTTLLIDSDAVEGVIENEKVKAVTLTGSGPAGASVASIAGKNIKKTVLELGGNNGLVVFKDCDMDKTIETCVMARYQNTGQSCIAGKRLIIDESLAEEFTEKLVQKVRELKSGNPMDEETFIGTLAREDLAEDLEKQVNDSIEAGAKLVLGGKRQYAYFEPTILTEVTEKMAVFNQETFGPVLSVTTFKTVEEAIDLSNNSKFGLGVSLFTKNIEEAEKLAFQFDEGAVFINELVKSDPRLPFGGVKMSGYGRELSEHGIREFVNRKTVYINK; translated from the coding sequence ATGTCAACAACAATATCGACGAATCCTTATTCTGGGAAAGAAATCAAAACTTATAAAAATCACACTAAGAATGAGGTTGAAGAAATCATAAAAAAGGCAGATCGACGCTTTTATCAATGGCGGGAAACTTCATATACCGAACGAAAAAAATTAATGCTGGCGGCTGCTGCGGAATTAAAGGAAAACAAGGAGGAATACGCAGAGATGATGACACTGGAAATGGGAAAGCCTATTTCGCAAGCTATTGCCGAAATTGAGAAATGCGCTTGGGTATGTGAATATTATGCGGAAAATGCCCAATCCCAACTTCAAAATGAGATAAAGAAAACCGATGCGGACAAAAGTTATGTTAGCTACGAACCTCTTGGCGTGGTCCTGGCGGTAATGCCGTGGAACTACCCATATTGGCAGGTATTCCGATTTGCTGCTCCCGCACTAATGGCTGGAAACATTGGTATACTAAAACACGCTTCAAATGTTTTTGGTTGCGCGTTGAATATCGAAAAGGTTTTTAAAAGAGCAGGATTTCCTGAAAATTGTTTTACCACGTTACTCATAGACAGTGATGCTGTAGAAGGTGTGATTGAAAACGAAAAGGTAAAAGCAGTAACCTTGACGGGAAGTGGCCCCGCAGGGGCTTCGGTAGCTTCCATTGCGGGGAAAAATATTAAAAAAACAGTTCTGGAACTCGGTGGAAACAACGGTTTGGTGGTATTTAAGGATTGCGATATGGACAAGACCATAGAAACCTGTGTTATGGCGAGATATCAAAATACAGGGCAAAGTTGTATCGCGGGAAAAAGATTGATTATTGATGAGTCCCTAGCGGAAGAGTTTACCGAGAAATTAGTCCAAAAAGTGAGAGAACTCAAAAGTGGAAATCCTATGGACGAAGAAACATTTATTGGAACTTTGGCCAGAGAAGATCTCGCTGAGGATTTAGAAAAACAAGTAAATGATTCCATTGAGGCTGGTGCTAAATTGGTGTTGGGAGGAAAAAGACAATACGCTTATTTTGAACCGACTATTTTAACAGAGGTTACCGAAAAGATGGCAGTTTTCAACCAAGAAACTTTTGGTCCCGTACTTTCAGTAACAACTTTTAAAACCGTTGAGGAAGCTATTGATCTTTCCAATAATTCAAAATTTGGATTGGGAGTTTCGCTTTTTACCAAAAATATTGAAGAAGCGGAAAAGCTTGCCTTTCAATTTGATGAGGGTGCCGTTTTTATAAATGAATTGGTTAAAAGTGATCCTCGACTGCCTTTTGGAGGAGTAAAGATGAGCGGGTATGGTCGTGAACTTAGCGAACACGGAATTCGTGAATTTGTGAATAGGAAGACGGTTTATATTAATAAATAA
- a CDS encoding mechanosensitive ion channel family protein produces the protein MLVDQGMQEGWAIFLNVIINCIIVAIGLLIIGGLFRQLVVALFSAFSGKTKTSFDDYLVQSNFPRFIARLLPLSILWFLIPILFAESTFVAELVFALLKVYLVILWILIFRSILRSIHRYLEGKERFGDKPMESYVQVLMIFAWGIGIFWIIQLLTGYSIKSLATLGAASAVILLIFKDTILGFVASIQVSVNDLVRIGDWITFEKFGADGDVVEINLATVRVQNWDKTYTTIPTYSLISDSFKNWRGMSESGGRRIKRSIYIKQSTIKFLSPEDLERFKKIELVKPYIEHRQRDIEKYNAAKNVNKEIQINGRNQTNLGVFRHYMDTYINANSAIHKDLSLMVRHLAPTDKGIPLEIYCFSRDQRWVNYEHIQADIFEHLLAALPYFDLEVFESPTGTDFQKLN, from the coding sequence TTGCTTGTAGACCAAGGGATGCAGGAGGGATGGGCTATATTTTTAAATGTAATCATCAATTGTATTATTGTCGCCATCGGACTATTGATTATTGGTGGCCTCTTTCGACAGTTGGTAGTAGCCTTGTTCTCAGCGTTTAGTGGCAAAACAAAAACCTCTTTTGACGATTATCTGGTGCAAAGTAATTTTCCGCGTTTTATTGCGAGATTACTGCCGTTATCAATTTTATGGTTCCTCATTCCTATATTATTTGCTGAATCTACATTTGTGGCAGAATTGGTTTTTGCGCTACTCAAAGTATATCTAGTAATATTATGGATTCTTATATTCCGAAGTATACTTCGTTCTATCCATCGTTATCTCGAGGGCAAAGAGCGCTTTGGCGATAAACCAATGGAAAGTTATGTTCAGGTTCTCATGATTTTCGCCTGGGGAATTGGAATTTTTTGGATTATTCAACTTCTTACAGGATATTCAATTAAGAGTTTGGCCACCTTAGGAGCGGCTTCGGCTGTAATCCTACTTATTTTTAAGGATACCATTTTAGGCTTTGTTGCCAGTATCCAGGTTTCTGTAAACGATTTAGTACGAATTGGTGACTGGATAACCTTTGAAAAATTTGGAGCCGATGGGGATGTTGTGGAGATAAACCTAGCTACCGTCCGAGTTCAAAATTGGGATAAAACTTATACTACCATCCCAACATATAGCCTAATTTCAGATTCCTTCAAAAACTGGCGCGGAATGAGCGAAAGCGGTGGAAGGAGAATAAAACGTTCAATTTATATAAAACAATCTACTATCAAATTCCTTTCTCCCGAGGATCTGGAACGTTTCAAAAAAATTGAATTGGTAAAACCTTACATAGAACACCGTCAGCGGGATATTGAAAAATATAACGCTGCAAAAAATGTAAACAAGGAAATCCAGATAAATGGAAGAAATCAAACCAATCTAGGAGTTTTCAGACATTATATGGATACTTATATAAATGCAAATTCTGCAATTCATAAAGACCTGTCCTTAATGGTCCGACACCTTGCGCCAACTGACAAGGGAATTCCTTTAGAAATTTATTGTTTTAGTAGAGACCAACGATGGGTGAATTATGAACATATCCAAGCAGATATTTTTGAACATCTACTTGCTGCTCTACCCTATTTTGATCTTGAAGTATTCGAATCTCCAACAGGGACGGATTTTCAAAAGTTGAATTAA
- a CDS encoding DUF3817 domain-containing protein: MEKSIRAFRMISILEAVSFLVLLGIAMPLKYIWHMPQMVQMVGMAHGVLFCLYVGGAFYMYKKLNWSITELLVVILCSVLPFGPFYADRKYLP; the protein is encoded by the coding sequence ATGGAAAAATCAATTAGGGCATTTAGAATGATAAGTATTTTGGAAGCGGTTTCCTTCCTCGTTCTCTTGGGAATCGCAATGCCGTTAAAATATATTTGGCATATGCCTCAAATGGTCCAAATGGTTGGAATGGCGCATGGAGTGCTTTTCTGCTTATATGTTGGTGGAGCATTTTATATGTACAAAAAGCTAAATTGGTCCATAACGGAACTTCTCGTTGTGATACTTTGTTCAGTACTTCCGTTCGGACCCTTCTATGCCGACCGTAAGTATTTACCATGA
- a CDS encoding Crp/Fnr family transcriptional regulator, whose translation MAGISEAHSDTLYESLEKADFPKGEMLLREGEVCRHSFFVEEGLLRSYTLGEDGKEHLIQFAPENWFIVDRGSVYFKDTSEIYIEAIEDSKVVLLDKNFMDRATQLDENFRKFNEKLLHNHIRHIQQRLNLLLSASAENRYLSFIETYPDLLLRVPQWMIASYLGITPESLSRVRKELAHRNS comes from the coding sequence ATGGCAGGAATCTCAGAAGCACATTCGGATACATTATATGAAAGTTTGGAAAAAGCAGATTTCCCAAAAGGAGAAATGTTGCTTCGGGAAGGAGAGGTTTGCCGTCATTCTTTTTTTGTAGAAGAGGGATTGCTTCGGTCTTATACACTTGGAGAGGACGGAAAGGAGCACCTGATTCAGTTTGCACCTGAAAATTGGTTTATTGTAGATAGAGGAAGCGTTTATTTTAAAGATACTTCTGAAATTTATATAGAGGCCATTGAAGATTCAAAAGTGGTATTGTTGGATAAAAACTTTATGGATCGAGCTACTCAGTTGGATGAAAATTTCAGAAAGTTTAATGAGAAACTTTTACATAACCATATTCGACACATACAACAACGGCTTAATCTTTTACTCAGCGCATCTGCGGAGAACAGATATTTAAGTTTTATTGAAACTTATCCAGATTTGTTATTGCGGGTACCACAATGGATGATCGCTTCTTATCTGGGGATAACCCCCGAAAGTTTAAGTAGGGTAAGAAAGGAACTGGCACATCGGAATTCCTAA
- a CDS encoding sugar nucleotide-binding protein gives MIERQSKQRILILGGSGFIGHALYKELFPYFDVHGTYCKQEGTFSENKVFHHHCVEKDSMFLLLNKLRPTVIISAIKGDYDRQIEAHCQIVEYALLNQKCRILYISSSEVFDAKWRHPSYETDEPLSESTLGRFKISVEKLLLENIPSQTTIIRLPIVLGINSPAIFHLRQCIRHKATFEVFPNLVITATTINKVCQQIHYIINRSVLGIYHLTSNDMVHHEDLFREITSKIGDNIPIFKSVFTSNEVSYSALLPKKNKMPKGNQISISEVIEESSLNEEIVSIK, from the coding sequence ATGATTGAAAGACAAAGCAAACAGCGTATTCTGATTTTGGGAGGCAGCGGTTTTATCGGTCACGCCCTTTACAAAGAGCTTTTTCCTTATTTTGATGTTCACGGCACCTATTGCAAACAGGAAGGCACCTTTTCAGAAAATAAGGTTTTCCATCATCATTGCGTGGAAAAGGACTCAATGTTTCTTTTGCTGAACAAGTTGCGGCCCACGGTTATTATTTCGGCCATAAAGGGCGATTATGATCGCCAAATTGAAGCACATTGCCAAATTGTTGAATATGCATTGTTAAATCAAAAATGCAGGATTCTTTATATTTCTTCTTCAGAAGTATTTGATGCAAAATGGCGACACCCTTCTTATGAAACTGATGAACCGCTTTCAGAATCGACTTTGGGAAGATTTAAAATTTCTGTAGAAAAATTGTTGCTTGAAAATATTCCTTCGCAAACTACCATTATTCGATTGCCTATAGTTTTGGGAATTAATTCTCCTGCCATTTTCCATTTAAGACAATGTATCCGCCATAAAGCCACGTTTGAAGTATTTCCCAATTTGGTAATTACCGCAACTACCATAAATAAGGTTTGCCAGCAAATCCATTATATAATCAATCGTTCCGTGCTTGGTATTTATCATTTAACAAGCAATGATATGGTGCACCATGAAGACCTTTTTAGAGAAATAACTTCGAAAATTGGAGATAATATACCTATCTTTAAAAGCGTGTTCACAAGCAATGAAGTCAGCTATAGCGCGCTTCTTCCAAAGAAAAATAAAATGCCGAAAGGAAATCAAATAAGTATTTCGGAAGTAATTGAAGAGAGCAGCCTTAATGAGGAAATAGTTTCGATAAAATAG
- a CDS encoding pirin family protein, which produces MKTKNIERVVNPPRPHMVGDGFRVHNYIPSGLGVGFERMDPFIMMDYNSKFYFPPTDQPRGVGVHPHRGFETVTIAYKGKVAHHDSAGNSGVIEEGDVQWMTAASGVLHKEYHEENFSREGGDFQMVQLWVNLPAKDKMSTPKYQGIVNSEIKKVELSENAGVVEVIAGEYLGTKGSASTFTPVYLLNAKLNIGGKASFNFPADYNTAVLVIEGKIRINNSEEINTDSLALMANDGEGFNIEASGDAVVLVISGDPLNEPIAAQGPFVMNTRAELVQAISDYNMGKFGYLE; this is translated from the coding sequence ATGAAAACAAAAAATATAGAACGCGTAGTAAATCCGCCACGACCCCATATGGTTGGAGATGGATTTCGGGTCCACAATTATATTCCATCTGGTCTTGGTGTAGGTTTTGAACGGATGGATCCATTTATAATGATGGACTATAACAGTAAATTTTACTTTCCTCCCACCGATCAACCCCGCGGAGTTGGCGTCCATCCGCATCGCGGTTTTGAAACCGTTACAATTGCCTATAAAGGCAAGGTTGCACATCATGACAGTGCCGGAAATAGCGGAGTAATCGAAGAAGGTGACGTGCAGTGGATGACCGCCGCCTCTGGCGTTCTTCATAAGGAATATCACGAGGAAAATTTTAGTAGAGAAGGTGGGGATTTCCAAATGGTGCAGTTATGGGTCAATCTTCCAGCAAAAGATAAAATGAGCACGCCAAAATATCAGGGTATCGTAAACAGTGAAATAAAAAAAGTTGAACTGTCTGAAAATGCTGGTGTAGTTGAAGTAATTGCTGGGGAATATCTTGGAACAAAAGGGAGTGCTTCTACTTTTACCCCTGTTTATCTTTTAAATGCAAAGTTAAACATAGGAGGAAAAGCTAGCTTTAATTTTCCAGCCGATTATAATACTGCTGTTTTGGTAATTGAAGGAAAAATAAGAATAAACAATTCAGAGGAAATAAATACTGATAGTTTGGCATTGATGGCAAATGATGGTGAAGGGTTCAATATTGAAGCTTCTGGCGATGCCGTTGTGTTGGTGATAAGTGGAGATCCTTTAAATGAACCGATTGCCGCCCAAGGTCCTTTTGTAATGAATACTCGCGCAGAGTTGGTTCAGGCAATCAGCGATTATAATATGGGAAAATTTGGATATTTGGAGTAA
- the gcvT gene encoding glycine cleavage system aminomethyltransferase GcvT codes for MKNTALTHIHEQLGAKMVPFAGYNMPVSYEGVNAEHETVRKGVGVFDVSHMGEFLVTGPKALDLIQKVTSNDASKIVIGQAQYTYLPNETGGIVDDLIVYKIEEEQYLLVVNASNIDKDWEWISKHNLMGAELRNISDDYSLLAIQGPKAIEAMQPLTSVDLSALKFYHFKVADFAGIEHVIISATGYTGSGGFEIYCKNDQVEQVWNKVFEAGKEFGIKPIGLAARDTLRLEMGFCLYGNDIDETTSPLEAGLGWITKFSKDFVNSENLKKEKEEGIKNKLIGFELKDRGIPRHDYEIMDKYGNVIGRVTSGTMAPSLNKGIGMGYVTVENSAPDTEIFISIRNKPVAATIVKTPFYKG; via the coding sequence ATGAAAAATACAGCTCTTACACATATTCACGAACAATTGGGTGCGAAGATGGTTCCTTTTGCAGGTTATAATATGCCAGTTTCCTATGAAGGGGTAAATGCAGAACACGAAACGGTACGCAAGGGTGTAGGTGTTTTTGACGTTTCGCATATGGGCGAATTTTTAGTGACCGGTCCAAAAGCGTTGGACTTAATCCAAAAAGTGACCAGTAATGATGCTTCCAAAATTGTAATAGGACAAGCTCAGTACACCTATCTTCCCAATGAAACTGGTGGAATTGTTGACGATTTAATTGTTTATAAAATTGAGGAAGAACAATATCTTTTGGTTGTGAACGCTTCCAATATTGACAAGGATTGGGAATGGATTTCAAAACACAATTTGATGGGCGCGGAGCTAAGAAACATTTCTGATGACTACTCTCTACTCGCCATTCAGGGTCCAAAAGCTATCGAGGCAATGCAACCACTTACTTCCGTGGATTTGTCTGCGCTTAAATTCTACCATTTTAAAGTAGCTGATTTTGCTGGAATTGAGCACGTGATTATCAGCGCTACAGGATACACGGGAAGTGGTGGTTTTGAGATTTACTGCAAAAATGACCAAGTAGAACAAGTTTGGAACAAGGTATTTGAAGCAGGAAAAGAATTCGGCATAAAACCAATTGGTCTTGCTGCCCGTGATACCTTGCGTTTGGAGATGGGGTTCTGCTTGTACGGAAACGATATTGATGAAACTACTTCACCTCTAGAAGCTGGACTGGGATGGATTACAAAATTCAGTAAAGATTTTGTCAATTCTGAAAATCTGAAAAAGGAAAAAGAAGAAGGAATAAAAAACAAATTGATAGGTTTTGAACTTAAAGATCGCGGCATTCCAAGACACGATTATGAAATAATGGATAAGTATGGAAACGTAATTGGAAGAGTTACCAGCGGTACCATGGCGCCATCACTAAACAAAGGAATTGGTATGGGCTATGTAACTGTTGAAAATAGCGCTCCAGATACCGAAATCTTTATAAGCATACGGAACAAACCCGTTGCAGCTACCATAGTGAAAACCCCATTTTATAAAGGATAA
- a CDS encoding YceI family protein codes for MQKQKITIWKIDPAHSEIEFKVKHMMISTVSGSFEKFEGHLETTSDDFKDAKFFFSANVDSINTKSKDRDTHLRSDDFFGAATHPNLTFISKSFDGETLVGDLTLKGITKEIKLDGDFNGIAHDPYGQTKAGFEFEGQLNRKDFGLTWNAMTEAGSVVVSDKVRLLISVQFIKQ; via the coding sequence ATGCAAAAACAAAAAATAACAATTTGGAAAATCGATCCCGCACATTCAGAAATAGAATTCAAAGTAAAACATATGATGATTTCCACAGTTAGTGGGAGCTTTGAAAAATTTGAAGGACATTTAGAAACTACATCAGATGATTTTAAAGATGCAAAATTTTTCTTTTCGGCAAATGTTGATAGCATCAATACAAAAAGTAAGGATCGCGACACTCATTTAAGATCTGATGATTTCTTTGGCGCAGCAACCCATCCCAACTTAACTTTTATCTCCAAATCATTTGATGGTGAAACACTTGTAGGAGATCTCACACTTAAAGGCATTACAAAAGAAATAAAGCTTGATGGAGATTTTAATGGGATAGCACACGATCCCTACGGACAAACAAAAGCGGGATTTGAATTTGAAGGACAGCTTAACAGAAAAGACTTCGGTTTAACCTGGAATGCAATGACGGAGGCCGGAAGTGTTGTGGTGAGCGATAAGGTAAGACTGCTCATTTCAGTTCAGTTTATTAAACAATAG
- a CDS encoding glutaminase produces MVEYQDILNEIHDTLSKVKNTGEVANYIPELAKVDKNHLGIHLQLITGENFAMGDSQEKFSIQSISKVLSLAKAFQLIGTSLWGRVDVEPSGNPFNHLSLLELENGIPRNPLINAGAIVIADVLLSNLKNPKEDFLNFVRELSHDDSIEYNNAIAESERVTGFNNYAAANLLKSFGNLHNEVEDVLDFYFHQCSIMMNCQQLTNAFFVFANKGKCLKNIRHLSANKVKRINAIMLTCGFYDEAGEFAFEVGLPGKSGVGGGIVALLPHCYTIATWAPALNPQGNSYLGMKALEHFTTKTDLSIF; encoded by the coding sequence ATGGTGGAGTACCAAGATATTTTAAATGAAATCCACGACACCTTAAGCAAAGTCAAGAATACCGGCGAGGTAGCCAATTATATTCCTGAATTGGCAAAAGTGGACAAAAATCATCTTGGAATCCATTTGCAGTTGATAACCGGAGAAAACTTTGCTATGGGAGACTCTCAGGAAAAATTTTCCATTCAGAGTATTTCCAAAGTTCTTTCATTGGCAAAGGCGTTTCAATTGATTGGGACTTCTTTATGGGGTAGGGTTGACGTCGAGCCTTCGGGAAATCCATTTAACCATCTTTCCTTATTGGAGCTTGAAAACGGTATTCCACGTAATCCGCTAATCAATGCTGGTGCAATTGTCATTGCCGATGTTTTGCTTTCGAACCTGAAAAACCCAAAAGAGGACTTCTTAAATTTTGTGCGTGAACTTTCCCATGACGATAGCATCGAATATAATAATGCCATCGCCGAGTCGGAAAGGGTAACTGGCTTTAATAATTACGCAGCGGCAAACCTGTTGAAATCGTTCGGTAATCTTCATAATGAAGTAGAAGATGTTTTGGATTTCTATTTTCATCAATGCTCGATAATGATGAACTGCCAGCAACTTACAAACGCTTTTTTCGTTTTTGCAAATAAAGGAAAGTGTTTAAAAAACATCCGCCATTTATCGGCGAATAAAGTAAAACGAATAAATGCCATTATGCTTACCTGTGGTTTTTATGATGAAGCAGGAGAATTTGCATTTGAAGTTGGTTTGCCAGGAAAAAGTGGCGTTGGCGGCGGTATCGTGGCCCTTCTTCCCCACTGTTACACCATAGCCACTTGGGCGCCGGCATTGAATCCCCAAGGCAATTCTTATCTGGGGATGAAAGCGCTGGAACATTTTACCACCAAAACCGATTTGTCTATTTTTTAA
- a CDS encoding heavy metal translocating P-type ATPase → MKNAIENTNSPIIEDSCCHPTPEITDNTTVDDCCTPTATTEKVEKSIFHTYLPAIFSFIMLIAGIILDYLNIAFFTGGVQLVWYLLAYIPVGYPVLKHGWDAILKGDFFTEFFLMGIATIGAFALGHYHEGVAVMLFYTLGELFQHSAVHKSKQNIKALLDIRPNVAMVFRNNNYVSVHPQEVKIGEKIQVRTGEKIPLDGKLLSTNATLDTAAITGESKPASMYEGENVYAGSINLENVIEIESTKVFEDSSIAKILHLVQNATSRKSKTELFIRKFARVYTPIVVFAALALTFLPYFFVEDYVFGDWLYRALVFLVISCPCALVISIPLGYFGGLGAASKNGILFKGASFLDSITKINTVVMDKTGTLTKGVFKIKDIKTFGIDEAEMMGYLQAIEAQSTHPIAKAILKYKNETTYSASDVLETAGKGLQGTVNNKTVLAGNKTLMDLHKIQVAVESIYIVDSIVMIAIDGEFRGYVTIADEIKEDAQESIQQLRSLGIKKIIMLSGDKSSITEKLGKELGLQESIGGLLPEEKLKKVESLKNIPGTKVAFVGDGINDAPVIAASDVGIAMGGLGSDVAIETADVVIQTDHPSKIARAIKIGRSTRAIVWQNIALAFGVKLIVLILGAGGIATMWEAVFADVGVAFLAILNAIRLQRMHWD, encoded by the coding sequence ATGAAAAACGCAATCGAGAATACCAACAGTCCTATAATTGAAGATAGCTGTTGCCATCCTACCCCTGAAATAACAGATAACACTACTGTGGACGACTGTTGCACCCCTACTGCCACGACAGAAAAAGTAGAAAAATCTATATTCCATACTTATCTCCCGGCCATTTTCAGTTTTATAATGCTGATTGCCGGGATTATTCTCGACTATCTGAACATTGCCTTTTTTACAGGGGGAGTACAACTAGTTTGGTATCTTTTAGCTTATATTCCGGTAGGATATCCTGTCTTAAAACACGGATGGGATGCAATATTAAAAGGTGATTTCTTTACGGAATTTTTTTTAATGGGAATTGCAACCATCGGCGCCTTCGCACTGGGCCATTATCATGAAGGCGTGGCGGTAATGCTTTTCTACACTTTAGGAGAGCTTTTTCAACATTCAGCGGTTCATAAATCAAAGCAAAATATTAAGGCACTTTTGGATATACGGCCTAATGTGGCCATGGTATTTCGAAATAATAATTATGTATCCGTACATCCTCAAGAGGTAAAGATCGGAGAAAAGATACAAGTTCGAACTGGAGAAAAAATTCCGTTGGACGGAAAACTACTTTCCACAAATGCAACCTTAGATACTGCAGCAATAACTGGTGAGAGCAAACCAGCATCAATGTATGAAGGAGAAAATGTTTATGCCGGAAGTATTAATCTGGAAAATGTTATCGAAATAGAATCAACCAAAGTTTTTGAAGATAGTTCAATTGCAAAAATATTGCACTTGGTACAAAACGCAACTTCCAGAAAATCCAAAACAGAACTTTTTATTCGCAAATTTGCCCGCGTTTATACACCAATTGTGGTTTTTGCAGCGCTTGCCCTTACCTTTCTGCCCTACTTTTTTGTTGAAGATTATGTTTTCGGGGATTGGCTTTACCGAGCCTTGGTATTTCTGGTTATTTCCTGTCCTTGTGCCTTGGTTATTTCCATTCCATTGGGATATTTCGGAGGTCTGGGGGCTGCTTCCAAAAATGGAATACTTTTCAAAGGAGCATCATTTTTGGACAGTATTACTAAGATCAATACTGTGGTAATGGACAAAACCGGCACCCTAACCAAAGGAGTTTTTAAAATAAAAGATATAAAAACCTTCGGAATTGATGAAGCAGAAATGATGGGTTACCTTCAAGCTATTGAAGCCCAATCCACGCATCCTATAGCAAAAGCGATTCTTAAATATAAAAATGAAACAACCTATTCAGCTTCCGATGTATTGGAAACCGCAGGCAAAGGATTACAAGGCACCGTCAATAACAAAACAGTTCTGGCAGGAAATAAAACACTGATGGATTTGCATAAAATCCAAGTTGCCGTTGAAAGTATTTACATTGTTGATTCAATCGTTATGATTGCGATTGATGGAGAATTCAGAGGTTATGTAACCATAGCAGATGAAATAAAAGAAGACGCCCAAGAGAGCATTCAGCAGCTGCGTTCACTCGGCATCAAGAAAATAATTATGCTGTCTGGGGATAAGTCATCAATAACTGAAAAGCTGGGAAAAGAACTTGGATTACAGGAATCAATCGGTGGCTTATTACCGGAAGAAAAATTAAAAAAAGTTGAATCTCTCAAAAACATTCCGGGAACAAAAGTTGCATTTGTGGGGGACGGAATAAATGACGCGCCTGTAATTGCAGCAAGTGATGTGGGAATTGCAATGGGTGGTTTGGGAAGCGACGTTGCTATTGAAACTGCCGATGTTGTAATACAGACAGACCATCCGTCAAAAATTGCACGTGCTATAAAAATCGGTCGTTCTACAAGAGCTATCGTCTGGCAAAATATTGCCCTTGCATTTGGTGTAAAACTTATAGTGTTGATTTTGGGCGCAGGCGGAATCGCAACTATGTGGGAGGCGGTTTTTGCAGATGTAGGAGTTGCTTTTTTAGCAATTCTTAATGCAATTAGACTTCAGCGGATGCATTGGGATTAG